One genomic region from Strix uralensis isolate ZFMK-TIS-50842 chromosome 5, bStrUra1, whole genome shotgun sequence encodes:
- the RRP7A gene encoding ribosomal RNA-processing protein 7 homolog A has protein sequence MAAAGERVAGAAPAGYTALAVKFGARQRSPHYLLVKEHQVREGADTAHPPRRTLFVLNVPPYCSPDALSGLFARCGRVQSVDICDKPGTGEKKEKLTSKFFNRKTVTGFQVAYVVFRKRAGVQAAKALSQEGPLLISTESHPVKTGISKWIASYAASVVDREELKAEVDAYMQDYDKKIAEEEAKAAKEEGVPDEEGWVKVTRKGRKPGLPRTEAANLRVLEREKQKKARKELLNFYAWQHRETKREHIAQLRKKFEEDKQRIALMRAQRKFRPY, from the exons ATGGCGGCTGCCGGGGAGCGTGTGGCCGGAGCGGCGCCGGCGGGCTACACGG CTCTGGCGGTGAAGTTCGGAGCGCGGCAGCGCTCGCCCCACTACTTGTTGGTGAAGGAGCACCAGGTGCGGGAAGGGGCCGACACCGCGCACCCTCCTCGCCGCACCCTCTTCGTCCTCAACGTTCCCCCGTACTGCAGCCCG GACGCTCTGTCTGGGCTGTTCGCCCGCTGCGGGCGTGTCCAGTCTGTGGACATCTGTGACAAGCCAGGGAcgggagagaaaaaagaaaaactgacgTCCAAATTCTTCAACCGCAAAACTGTAACG GGATTTCAAGTAGCATATGTGGTATTCAGGAAACGAGCTGGTGTCCAGGCAGCCAAGGCCCTGTCACAGGAAGGTCCCTTGCTGATATCAACAGAGAGTCACCCTGTGAAAACTGGCATTAGCA AGTGGATCGCCAGCTATGCTGCCTCAGTCGTGGATCGGGAGGAGCTGAAGGCTGAGGTGGATGCCTACATGCAAGACTATGACAAAAAGATAGCAGAG GAAGAAGCCAAAGCGGCCAAGGAGGAGGGTGTTCCAGATGAGGAGGGCTGGGTGAAGGTGACACGAAAGGGCCGGAAGCCTGGCCTGCCCCGGACAGAGGCTGCCAACCTGCGGGTGCTGgagagggagaaacagaaaaaggccCGCAAAGAGCTGCTGAACTTCTATGCCTGGCAGCATCGTGAGACCAAGAGAGAGC ACATCGCCCAGTTGAGGAAGAAATTTGAGGAAGACAAGCAGAGAATTGCGCTGATGCGAGCCCAGCGCAAGTTTCGGCCGTACTAA
- the SERHL2 gene encoding serine hydrolase-like protein 2 isoform X3, with translation MFSERKFPVPWGHVAAKAWGPSEGHPVLCMHGWLDNANTFDKLIPLLPRDYYYVAMDFSGHGLSSHRPAGSPYHFLDYVTDVRRVVAALQWRRFTLMGHSMGGSVAAMFCFLYPEMVDKLILLENVGFLLAPEETEAWRKSKRSVIDRLLSLEAKQQIPKARSPKAALQRLLEANRHLTAEGGAILLQRGATETPAGLVYNRDMRVHTQSRESFTVEQCVKLLQKIQDRILIIIAQDGLLVPHKLDSGNHFVKALREAFESSLKESCM, from the exons ATGTTCTCAGAGCGTAAGTTCCCTGTGCCCTGGGGCCACGTGGCAGCCAAGGCCTGGGGACCCTCAGAGGGACACCCTGTGCTGTGCATGCACGGCTGGCTGGACAACGCCAACACATTTGACAAGCTCATTCCACTGCTCCCCAGAG ATTACTATTATGTGGCAATGGATTTTTCTGGCCATGGCTTGTCATCCCACCGACCTGCAGGCTCCCCCTACCATTTTCTGGATTATGTGACCGATGTGCGCCGGGTCGTAGCCG CCTTGCAGTGGAGACGGTTCACCCTGATGGGTCACAGTATGG GTGGGTCCGTGGCAGCAATG TTCTGTTTCCTTTATCCTGAGATGGTGGACAAGCTGATCCTGCTGGAAAATGTTGGTTTTCTGCTAGCTCCAGAG GAGACAGAGGCATGGCGGAAATCAAAACGGAGTGTGATCGACAGATTACTGAGTCTAGAGGCAAAGCAGCAAATTCCCAAAGCACGGAGCCccaaagcagcactgcagag GCTCTTAGAAGCAAACAGACATCTGACAGCAGAGGGTGGGGCAATCCTACTGCAGCGAGGAGCAACTGAGACACCCGCTG GGCTGGTGTATAACAGAGACATGAGAGTCCATACG CAAAGTCGAGAGTCCTTCACAGTGGAGCAGTGTGTGAAGCTCCTGCAGAAGATCCAGGATCGTATTCTCATCATCAT AGCACAAGATGGACTCCTGGTACCGCACAAGCTAGACAGCGGAAATCACTTTGTGAAAGCCCTACGGGAGGCATTCGAGTCTTCCCTCAAAGAG TCTTGCATGTAG
- the SERHL2 gene encoding serine hydrolase-like protein 2 isoform X1: MFSERKFPVPWGHVAAKAWGPSEGHPVLCMHGWLDNANTFDKLIPLLPRDYYYVAMDFSGHGLSSHRPAGSPYHFLDYVTDVRRVVAALQWRRFTLMGHSMGGSVAAMFCFLYPEMVDKLILLENVGFLLAPEETEAWRKSKRSVIDRLLSLEAKQQIPKARSPKAALQRLLEANRHLTAEGGAILLQRGATETPAAKSRVLHSGAVCEAPAEDPGSYSHHHSTRWTPGTAQARQRKSLCESPTGGIRVFPQRAHPASRGAWESFCAPERARGGVWDHQRLPDSAEHQSQALRIPHCCSSPGEQS, encoded by the exons ATGTTCTCAGAGCGTAAGTTCCCTGTGCCCTGGGGCCACGTGGCAGCCAAGGCCTGGGGACCCTCAGAGGGACACCCTGTGCTGTGCATGCACGGCTGGCTGGACAACGCCAACACATTTGACAAGCTCATTCCACTGCTCCCCAGAG ATTACTATTATGTGGCAATGGATTTTTCTGGCCATGGCTTGTCATCCCACCGACCTGCAGGCTCCCCCTACCATTTTCTGGATTATGTGACCGATGTGCGCCGGGTCGTAGCCG CCTTGCAGTGGAGACGGTTCACCCTGATGGGTCACAGTATGG GTGGGTCCGTGGCAGCAATG TTCTGTTTCCTTTATCCTGAGATGGTGGACAAGCTGATCCTGCTGGAAAATGTTGGTTTTCTGCTAGCTCCAGAG GAGACAGAGGCATGGCGGAAATCAAAACGGAGTGTGATCGACAGATTACTGAGTCTAGAGGCAAAGCAGCAAATTCCCAAAGCACGGAGCCccaaagcagcactgcagag GCTCTTAGAAGCAAACAGACATCTGACAGCAGAGGGTGGGGCAATCCTACTGCAGCGAGGAGCAACTGAGACACCCGCTG CAAAGTCGAGAGTCCTTCACAGTGGAGCAGTGTGTGAAGCTCCTGCAGAAGATCCAGGATCGTATTCTCATCATCAT AGCACAAGATGGACTCCTGGTACCGCACAAGCTAGACAGCGGAAATCACTTTGTGAAAGCCCTACGGGAGGCATTCGAGTCTTCCCTCAAAGAG CACATCCAGCTAGTAGAGGTGCCTGGGAGTCATTTTGTGCACCTGAACGAGCCCGAGGTGGTGTCTGGGATCATCAGCGACTTCCTGACAGCGCAGAACACCAGAGCCAGGCTCTAAGAATCCCTCACTGCTGCAGCAGTCCAGGAGAACAGAGCTAA
- the SERHL2 gene encoding serine hydrolase-like protein 2 isoform X4: MDFSGHGLSSHRPAGSPYHFLDYVTDVRRVVAALQWRRFTLMGHSMGGSVAAMFCFLYPEMVDKLILLENVGFLLAPEETEAWRKSKRSVIDRLLSLEAKQQIPKARSPKAALQRLLEANRHLTAEGGAILLQRGATETPAAKSRVLHSGAVCEAPAEDPGSYSHHHSTRWTPGTAQARQRKSLCESPTGGIRVFPQRAHPASRGAWESFCAPERARGGVWDHQRLPDSAEHQSQALRIPHCCSSPGEQS; this comes from the exons ATGGATTTTTCTGGCCATGGCTTGTCATCCCACCGACCTGCAGGCTCCCCCTACCATTTTCTGGATTATGTGACCGATGTGCGCCGGGTCGTAGCCG CCTTGCAGTGGAGACGGTTCACCCTGATGGGTCACAGTATGG GTGGGTCCGTGGCAGCAATG TTCTGTTTCCTTTATCCTGAGATGGTGGACAAGCTGATCCTGCTGGAAAATGTTGGTTTTCTGCTAGCTCCAGAG GAGACAGAGGCATGGCGGAAATCAAAACGGAGTGTGATCGACAGATTACTGAGTCTAGAGGCAAAGCAGCAAATTCCCAAAGCACGGAGCCccaaagcagcactgcagag GCTCTTAGAAGCAAACAGACATCTGACAGCAGAGGGTGGGGCAATCCTACTGCAGCGAGGAGCAACTGAGACACCCGCTG CAAAGTCGAGAGTCCTTCACAGTGGAGCAGTGTGTGAAGCTCCTGCAGAAGATCCAGGATCGTATTCTCATCATCAT AGCACAAGATGGACTCCTGGTACCGCACAAGCTAGACAGCGGAAATCACTTTGTGAAAGCCCTACGGGAGGCATTCGAGTCTTCCCTCAAAGAG CACATCCAGCTAGTAGAGGTGCCTGGGAGTCATTTTGTGCACCTGAACGAGCCCGAGGTGGTGTCTGGGATCATCAGCGACTTCCTGACAGCGCAGAACACCAGAGCCAGGCTCTAAGAATCCCTCACTGCTGCAGCAGTCCAGGAGAACAGAGCTAA
- the SERHL2 gene encoding serine hydrolase-like protein 2 isoform X2, with amino-acid sequence MFSERKFPVPWGHVAAKAWGPSEGHPVLCMHGWLDNANTFDKLIPLLPRDYYYVAMDFSGHGLSSHRPAGSPYHFLDYVTDVRRVVAALQWRRFTLMGHSMGGSVAAMFCFLYPEMVDKLILLENVGFLLAPEETEAWRKSKRSVIDRLLSLEAKQQIPKARSPKAALQRLLEANRHLTAEGGAILLQRGATETPAGLVYNRDMRVHTQSRESFTVEQCVKLLQKIQDRILIIIAQDGLLVPHKLDSGNHFVKALREAFESSLKEHIQLVEVPGSHFVHLNEPEVVSGIISDFLTAQNTRARL; translated from the exons ATGTTCTCAGAGCGTAAGTTCCCTGTGCCCTGGGGCCACGTGGCAGCCAAGGCCTGGGGACCCTCAGAGGGACACCCTGTGCTGTGCATGCACGGCTGGCTGGACAACGCCAACACATTTGACAAGCTCATTCCACTGCTCCCCAGAG ATTACTATTATGTGGCAATGGATTTTTCTGGCCATGGCTTGTCATCCCACCGACCTGCAGGCTCCCCCTACCATTTTCTGGATTATGTGACCGATGTGCGCCGGGTCGTAGCCG CCTTGCAGTGGAGACGGTTCACCCTGATGGGTCACAGTATGG GTGGGTCCGTGGCAGCAATG TTCTGTTTCCTTTATCCTGAGATGGTGGACAAGCTGATCCTGCTGGAAAATGTTGGTTTTCTGCTAGCTCCAGAG GAGACAGAGGCATGGCGGAAATCAAAACGGAGTGTGATCGACAGATTACTGAGTCTAGAGGCAAAGCAGCAAATTCCCAAAGCACGGAGCCccaaagcagcactgcagag GCTCTTAGAAGCAAACAGACATCTGACAGCAGAGGGTGGGGCAATCCTACTGCAGCGAGGAGCAACTGAGACACCCGCTG GGCTGGTGTATAACAGAGACATGAGAGTCCATACG CAAAGTCGAGAGTCCTTCACAGTGGAGCAGTGTGTGAAGCTCCTGCAGAAGATCCAGGATCGTATTCTCATCATCAT AGCACAAGATGGACTCCTGGTACCGCACAAGCTAGACAGCGGAAATCACTTTGTGAAAGCCCTACGGGAGGCATTCGAGTCTTCCCTCAAAGAG CACATCCAGCTAGTAGAGGTGCCTGGGAGTCATTTTGTGCACCTGAACGAGCCCGAGGTGGTGTCTGGGATCATCAGCGACTTCCTGACAGCGCAGAACACCAGAGCCAGGCTCTAA